One genomic window of Quercus lobata isolate SW786 chromosome 9, ValleyOak3.0 Primary Assembly, whole genome shotgun sequence includes the following:
- the LOC115959793 gene encoding linoleate 9S-lipoxygenase-like: protein MASKGLLCSCLQDYLGAIRGKVPGESSGSKSSTTIIKGEVVIIRHGESDPEKSVFVQICSCTEDKPGSGKGKLSEQRRPKGGKSYDFNGMKATKYIIKFRVELDFGIPGALVIKSQHKQKFFLQSATLQTLHPIHFHCNSWIYPFQLTKADRVFFSNTSHLPNQTPGGLRDWRQEELKSLRGNKTGERKEWDRIYDYDFYNDLGNPDKGREYVRPVLGGSRSHPYPRRGRTGRPPSKADPLTESRPEKINLDIYVPPDERFSPKKLSEFISNSIQAIVHLLIPEAKLLFKQDSGSFRSFEETSSFFSSNKNQVVEGQVKQTLKNMVPEKLFKEVIHASNQNPVKFPLPQIIAENELAWMDDEEFGRQMIAGINPAKIQCLEVFPPQSKNGVRSSIKESDIKNNLDGLSLTEAMNGWKILILDHHDYLMPFLNRINTKGVCAYASRTLLFRRSDDTLKPIAIELSLPGSSYASEINMVILPASHGNEAALWQLAKTHVVANDSVHHQLISHWLQTHAVLEPFIIATRRQLSVMHPIHRLLDPHFKDTMHINALARSILINSGGVLEKILLSGEISMELSSEVYKEWRFDQQGLPDDLIKRGMAIKDSNPTGVRLLFEDYPYGADGIEIWTAIKTWVTDFCSIFYKDDNSVKSDIELQAWWSEIKNIGHGDKRNETWWYKMKEFSELTQALTTLIWIASALHASVNFGQYAYAGYPLNRPTLCRKFIPKEGSIEYAEFLEDPDKYYFKMLPERFEMSLAVALVEVLSQHTSDEVYLGQRPSEWTDNEEVKHKFDKFNAELQKIERKIMERNNDPRLKNRCGPVKIPYKLLYPDTSNNGPKEGITGKGIPNSISI, encoded by the exons ATGGCAAGCAAAGGCTTATTATGTTCTTGTTTACAAGATTATTTAGGTGCTATTAGAGGCAAAGTTCCTGGTGAGTCAAGTGGATCTAAATCTTCGACTACCATCATCAAGGGGGAAGTTGTTATCATCCGTCATGGGGAATCGGATCCTGAAAAATCAGTTTTCGTTCAGATCTGTAGTTGCACTGAGGACAAGCCAG GATCTGGCAAAGGGAAGTTGAGTGAACAGAGGAGGCCCAAAGGTGGAAAGAGCTACGATTTTAATGGCATGAAAGCCACAAAATACATAATTAAGTTCCGGGTTGAGCTAGATTTTGGAATTCCGGGAGCTTTAGTCATTAAAAGCCAACATAAGCAAAAATTCTTCCTTCAGTCTGCAACTCTCCAAACTTTGCATCCGATCCACTTCCACTGCAACTCTTGGATATACCCTTTCCAACTGACCAAAGCTGATCGAGTTTTCTTCTCAAACACA AGTCATCTTCCAAACCAAACACCAGGTGGCCTAAGAGATTGGAGGCAGGAGGAACTTAAAAGCTTGAGGGGCAATAAAACTGGAGAGAGGAAGGAATGGGACCGAATCTACGACTATGACTTTTACAATGATCTGGGCAATCCTGATAAAGGTCGAGAATATGTGAGACCTGTCTTGGGTGGGTCTAGATCACATCCATATCCTCGTAGAGGAAGAACAGGTCGTCCTCCTAGCAAAGCAG ATCCTTTAACCGAGAGCCGGCCAGAAAAAATCAACTTAGACATATATGTTCCTCCGGATGAGCGGTTCAGCCCAAAGAAACTATCTGAGTTTATATCAAATTCAATCCAGGCTATTGTACATTTGCTTATCCCTGAAGCAAAATTACTGTTCAAACAAGATTCTGGTAGTTTTCGTTCATTTGAAGAGACAAGTAGCTTTTTTTCCAGCAATAAAAACCAAGTGGTGGAGGGACAGGTTAAACAGACATTGAAGAATATGGTACCAGAGAAGCTTTTCAAAGAAGTAATTCATGCAAGCAATCAAAACCCAGTAAAATTTCCATTGCCTCAAATTATTGCAG AAAATGAATTGGCATGGATGGATGACGAAGAGTTTGGGCGACAAATGATTGCAGGAATTAATCCAGCAAAAATCCAGTGCTTGGAG GTGTTTCCACCACAGAGCAAAAATGGAGTGAGGAGTTCAATAAAGGAGTCAGACATAAAGAACAACCTCGATGGCCTGAGTCTTACTGAG GCAATGAACGGATGGAAGATACTCATCCTGGATCATCATGACTACCTGATGCCATTTTTAAACAGAATAAACACAAAGGGTGTTTGTGCCTATGCATCTCGTACACTACTGTTCCGAAGAAGTGATGACACACTAAAGCCAATAGCAATAGAACTTAGCTTGCCTGGCTCCTCTTATGCCAGTGAAATTAATATGGTGATTCTTCCAGCAAGTCATGGCAACGAAGCAGCATTGTGGCAACTTGCTAAAACTCATGTTGTAGCTAATGACTCTGTTCATCATCAACTAATCAGCCATTG GTTACAAACCCATGCAGTACTTGAACCCTTCATCATTGCCACTAGGAGGCAATTGAGTGTGATGCATCCAATCCACCGATTACTAGATCCTCATTTCAAAGACACCATGCACATAAATGCATTGGCTAGGAGTATCCTCATTAACTCTGGAGGAGTCCTTGAGAAAATATTGCTGTCTGGTGAAATCTCCATGGAGCTGTCTTCTGAAGTTTACAAGGAGTGGAGATTTGATCAGCAGGGCCTTCCCGATGATCTAATCAAGAG AGGCATGGCCATAAAAGATTCAAATCCCACTGGAGTTCGGCTCCTCTTTGAGGACTATCCCTATGGAGCAGATGGAATTGAGATATGGACCGCCATCAAGACCTGGGTCACAGATTTTTGCTCAATCTTCTATAAAGATGATAATTCTGTCAAGTCTGACATAGAACTCCAAGCATGGTGGtcagaaataaaaaatatcggTCATGGTGATAAGCGTAATGAGACATGGTGGTACAAAATGAAAGAATTTTCAGAACTAACACAGGCTTTGACAACTCTCATATGGATTGCATCTGCCCTCCATGCTTCAGTGAACTTTGGGCAATATGCATATGCTGGTTACCCTCTGAACCGTCCCACACTATGTCGAAAGTTTATTCCAAAGGAAGGATCTATTGAATATGCCGAGTTCCTTGAGGATCCAGACAAATACTATTTTAAGATGTTGCCTGAAAGATTTGAGATGAGCCTTGCTGTAGCATTAGTAGAGGTCCTCTCTCAGCACACATCAGACGAAGTGTACTTGGGTCAGAGGCCATCAGAGTGGACAGACAATGAGGAGGTTAAGCATAAATTTGACAAGTTCAATGCTGAACTtcaaaagatagagagaaaaatcATGGAGAGGAATAACGATCCCAGGCTTAAGAACAGATGCGGTCCTGTGAAGATTCCATACAAACTTTTGTATCCTGACACATCCAATAATGGACCCAAAGAGGGTATAACGGGAAAGGGAATCCCTAACAGTATATCTATTTGA
- the LOC115960429 gene encoding ferredoxin-2, mitochondrial produces MAMTLMRSSIRQKLSSQIHLSKSLIPNSHLPFSSKVSDRIVKLAALDPDGKKHEVVGLTGQTLLKALTNTGLIDPASHRLEEIDACSAECEVNIAQKWLDMLPPRTYDEEYILKRSSRARVMNTHSRLACQVVLTPELQGMIVAVPEPKPWDIP; encoded by the coding sequence atGGCGATGACACTGATGAGATCAAGCATTCGTCAAAAACTCTCCTCCCAAATCCACCTCTCCAAATCTCTAATCCCAAACTCCCATCTCCCATTCTCTTCCAAGGTCTCAGATCGCATAGTGAAGCTCGCAGCGCTGGACCCAGATGGGAAAAAGCATGAGGTGGTGGGTCTAACCGGTCAGACTCTTCTCAAAGCCTTAACCAACACTGGTCTCATCGACCCAGCCTCTCACAGGCTCGAAGAAATCGACGCTTGTTCCGCTGAGTGTGAAGTCAACATCGCTCAAAAATGGCTCGACATGCTCCCACCTCGCACCTACGATGAGGAGTATATCTTGAAGAGAAGCTCGCGTGCACGTGTTATGAACACGCATTCTCGTCTTGCTTGTCAGGTTGTTCTCACTCCTGAGCTTCAAGGTATGATTGTGGCTGTCCCTGAACCAAAGCCTTGGGATATTCCTTAA